CCTGTTCGGGCTTCGATGTTGCGGTCCGCTGGCCAGCCCCCCATGCTCGGGTTGCTCTGGTCCCCGCGCCGAAGGGAACCGGCCTGGCCGGTGGGAAGGGAACGGCGCTCCCCCTCCCAGAGCACTTCCCTGAATGTCCACCCGCACACGAGAGCTTGTGCGCCGGCTCATTTCGGAAACCTTGCGCCACGAGCGCCTGTTTTCGTTTGCTTACCTTCCAAGCAACAGGAGTAGGGCGATGCCTCCAGCGATCCTGCGGAGACGTGACCTGCTGGCGGCAGCGAGCCTCGCCGCGCTCCCGGCGCCGCTGCGGGCGGAAGACCAGGAGCCCGTCGATACGCTGCTGGTGCTGGCCATCGACATCTCCCGCTCCGTCGATGACGACGAGGCGAAGCTGCAGCGGGAGGGTTACCGCAACGGCGTCTCCGACCCCCGCGTGGTGGAGGCCATGCTGGGCGGCGTGCTGGGCAGCATCGGCCTCGCCTATGTCGAATGGGCGGGGATCGAGTATCAGCGGCTGGTGCTGCCCTGGCGCCGCATCGCCAGCCAGCGGGACGCCGCCGCCTGGGCGGAGGCCCTGGCCGAGGCACCGCGCAACTCCCTCTCCTGGACCTCGATCTCCGGCGCGCTGGAGTTCAGCGCCCAGGTGCTGGCCCAGGCGCCCTTCGAGGGCATCCGGCGCGTCATCGACGTTTCCGGCGATGGAGTGAACAATTCCGGCCCGCCGCCCGAGCCGGTCCGGGACCGCCTGGTGGCCGAGGGCATCATCATCAACGGCCTGCCCATCGTGAACGACCGTCCCACCTTCGGTCGCGGCCCCCGGCTGGCGCTGGACCAGTACTATAATGATTCCGTTATCGGCGGCACGGGGGCCTTCATGGTGGTGGCGGAGGATTTCCAGAGCTTCGGCGTCGCTGTGCGGCGCAAGCTGATCCGCGAGATCGCCGGCCTGCCCGGCGAGAGGGTGGAGCGGCTGGGCTGAGGGGCGCGGGCGCCCCTCCCCCCACTCTCCGTCAGCGCTCGATATCGTCGATGGACAGGCCGAAGGCCCCGAGCCCCTCGGCCAGCAGGTCGGCGGCAAGGTCCATCTGGATCAGGTATTCGGCGGTGCTGAGGCCCGCGCCGCGCTCCTTGGCCATCGCCACCGCCTCATCCCACTGCTCCGGCTCGTAATCGCCGCGGCCTACCCAGGCCAGCGCCACCAGCGCCGCCTGCTCATCCTCGTTCAGCTCCTCG
This genomic window from Roseomonas marmotae contains:
- a CDS encoding DUF3775 domain-containing protein, producing MSDTTGDDDDFDLGISVETVATVVDHLRALQEEGSEEDEAGDSDDGNEDQQLDEDTIYAFIEELNEDEQAALVALAWVGRGDYEPEQWDEAVAMAKERGAGLSTAEYLIQMDLAADLLAEGLGAFGLSIDDIER
- a CDS encoding DUF1194 domain-containing protein — protein: MPPAILRRRDLLAAASLAALPAPLRAEDQEPVDTLLVLAIDISRSVDDDEAKLQREGYRNGVSDPRVVEAMLGGVLGSIGLAYVEWAGIEYQRLVLPWRRIASQRDAAAWAEALAEAPRNSLSWTSISGALEFSAQVLAQAPFEGIRRVIDVSGDGVNNSGPPPEPVRDRLVAEGIIINGLPIVNDRPTFGRGPRLALDQYYNDSVIGGTGAFMVVAEDFQSFGVAVRRKLIREIAGLPGERVERLG